The Streptomyces sp. CC0208 genome window below encodes:
- a CDS encoding glycoside hydrolase: protein MHVSHPHRKRSALLTAAAAFAVAGPLISAPPASAATPTVAEVSPHAAQTIDNIGASGAWWVNDLKNFDPKVQARVSRLLFSKDGLALSSYRYNIGGGGTGVTYAPRAPETFVNGDGSYDWSKDKAGRTFLYAAAKYGVKDLIAFVNSAPTQWKTNGLSCGGYLRTENEQDYAKYVADVTDHFAKQGVRFDYISPFNEPTNSFGDCGQEGMLVPVDQRDDIVRALGAEQQARKQKTGIIADESSSTVSFNTEVPQWISQPDTAQYVDKLAHHTYNNPGDDQRAKIYETSRSVGKQSWSTEICCFGKGGTGWAQEYDPTIDGGLNLSRIIYKDFATAHDSAFQWWVALSEMIGSDPLARNDEGWNDGLIYYDPNYATNGNQTLYFTKRYYALGQYSKYVRPGSVAHNVTGAPDGVEVSTYDDHGKWVVVVNNHNTTDTAVKLHFNSKAPVRASKAVRTSATESWAKVAKPSVRGGTASATLPARSITTYVLDQKGHGTSAVTGALAGKQSGKCLTASASGAVITSCTGGSEQVWSYDAKGRLKGVNGYLTAGSSGLTTSPEATRDGSQQWLLNSNGQVVSEALGTCLDVGGQATADGSKVGLWTCNGGTNQAWSKQ from the coding sequence ATGCACGTGTCTCACCCCCACCGCAAGAGATCAGCCCTGCTGACAGCCGCAGCCGCGTTCGCTGTCGCGGGACCGCTGATATCCGCTCCGCCCGCGTCGGCCGCCACCCCCACGGTGGCCGAAGTCTCCCCGCACGCCGCCCAGACCATCGACAACATCGGCGCCTCGGGCGCCTGGTGGGTCAACGACCTGAAGAACTTCGACCCGAAGGTCCAGGCCCGGGTGTCCAGGCTGCTGTTCTCCAAGGACGGCCTGGCGCTCAGCAGTTACCGCTACAACATCGGCGGGGGCGGCACCGGTGTGACCTACGCGCCGCGCGCTCCCGAGACCTTCGTGAACGGCGACGGGTCCTACGACTGGAGCAAGGACAAGGCGGGGCGCACGTTCCTGTACGCGGCCGCCAAGTACGGCGTGAAGGACCTGATCGCCTTCGTCAACAGCGCGCCCACGCAGTGGAAGACCAACGGCCTGAGCTGCGGCGGCTACCTCAGGACGGAGAACGAGCAGGACTACGCGAAGTACGTCGCCGACGTCACCGACCACTTCGCGAAGCAGGGCGTGAGGTTCGACTACATCAGTCCCTTCAACGAGCCGACCAACAGCTTCGGCGACTGCGGCCAGGAGGGCATGCTGGTCCCGGTCGACCAACGCGACGACATCGTGCGGGCGTTGGGCGCCGAGCAGCAGGCCCGGAAACAGAAGACCGGCATCATCGCCGACGAGTCCAGCTCCACGGTGAGCTTCAACACCGAGGTCCCGCAGTGGATCTCGCAGCCGGACACCGCCCAGTACGTCGACAAGCTCGCCCACCACACGTACAACAACCCGGGCGACGACCAGCGGGCGAAGATCTACGAGACGTCCAGGTCGGTCGGCAAGCAGTCCTGGTCCACGGAGATCTGCTGCTTCGGCAAGGGCGGCACGGGCTGGGCGCAGGAGTACGACCCCACGATCGACGGCGGTCTGAACCTCTCCCGGATCATCTACAAGGACTTCGCGACCGCGCACGACTCGGCGTTCCAGTGGTGGGTCGCCCTGTCCGAGATGATCGGTTCCGACCCCCTCGCGCGCAACGACGAGGGCTGGAACGACGGCCTGATCTACTACGACCCGAACTACGCCACCAACGGCAACCAGACCCTGTACTTCACCAAGCGCTACTACGCGCTCGGCCAGTACAGCAAGTACGTCCGGCCGGGCTCGGTCGCGCACAACGTGACCGGAGCACCGGACGGCGTCGAGGTGTCGACGTACGACGACCACGGCAAGTGGGTCGTCGTGGTCAACAACCACAACACCACCGACACCGCGGTGAAGCTGCACTTCAACAGCAAGGCGCCGGTGCGCGCGAGCAAGGCCGTGCGGACCTCGGCGACCGAGAGCTGGGCGAAGGTCGCGAAGCCGTCGGTCAGGGGCGGCACGGCCTCGGCGACCCTGCCGGCCCGGTCCATCACGACGTACGTCCTCGACCAGAAGGGCCACGGCACGTCGGCGGTCACCGGCGCGCTGGCGGGCAAGCAGTCCGGCAAGTGCCTGACCGCGAGCGCCTCGGGTGCGGTGATCACGAGCTGCACGGGCGGGTCCGAACAGGTGTGGTCGTACGACGCGAAGGGCCGCCTGAAGGGCGTGAACGGCTATCTGACCGCGGGGAGTTCGGGACTCACGACGAGCCCTGAGGCAACCCGTGACGGCAGTCAGCAATGGCTGCTGAACTCCAACGGCCAAGTCGTCAGCGAGGCGTTGGGCACCTGCCTGGACGTCGGCGGACAGGCGACGGCCGACGGCAGCAAGGTCGGCCTGTGGACCTGCAACGGCGGGACCAACCAGGCCTGGTCCAAGCAGTAG
- a CDS encoding radical SAM protein, with protein sequence MGSRTALVEDLMERFPQVPREAVFKEDLLRGGVAFDPSALSDNESGEVKPKSYFIFSFDHGTLPELGEAALRRPPEEIILTGGPYDLRRTVVSVRVNPSSPYRVAADEEGLLGLYLDGKRIADVGVPPMPEYYRHKLSSGKSVMEVAPTIQWGYLIYLTVFRVCQYFGAKEECQYCDINHNWRQHKAAGRPYTGVKDVEEVLEALEIIDRYDTAKVSTAYTLTGGAITKTVSGRDEADFYGHYAKAIEERFPGRWIGKVVAQALPRDDVQRFKDYGVQIYHPNYEVWDEYLFKMYCPGKERYVGRDVWHKRILDSAEVFGARNVIPNFVAGVEMAEPFGFKTVDEAIASTTEGLRFFMSHGITPRFTTWCPEPTTPLGKANPQGAPLEYHIRLLQAYRQTMDDFGLSSPPGYGPPGPGRAVFSVSSFMDSLPEAPEPAEAAEV encoded by the coding sequence ATGGGCAGCCGTACCGCGCTGGTCGAAGATCTGATGGAGCGGTTTCCGCAGGTTCCGCGGGAAGCCGTCTTCAAGGAGGACCTGCTGCGAGGTGGCGTGGCCTTCGACCCGTCAGCCCTCAGCGACAACGAGTCCGGTGAGGTGAAGCCGAAGTCGTACTTCATCTTCTCCTTCGACCACGGCACCCTGCCGGAGCTGGGCGAGGCCGCGCTGCGCCGGCCGCCGGAGGAGATCATCCTCACCGGCGGGCCGTACGACCTCAGGCGGACCGTGGTGTCGGTGCGGGTCAATCCGTCCTCGCCGTACCGCGTGGCCGCCGACGAGGAAGGGCTGCTCGGCCTCTACCTCGACGGGAAGCGGATCGCCGACGTGGGTGTGCCGCCGATGCCGGAGTACTACCGGCACAAGCTCTCCAGCGGGAAGTCCGTCATGGAGGTCGCCCCGACCATCCAGTGGGGCTACCTGATCTACCTGACCGTCTTCCGGGTCTGCCAGTACTTCGGCGCCAAGGAGGAGTGCCAGTACTGCGACATCAACCACAACTGGCGCCAGCACAAGGCGGCCGGGCGGCCGTACACCGGGGTCAAGGACGTCGAGGAGGTCCTCGAAGCCCTGGAGATCATCGACCGGTACGACACCGCGAAGGTGTCCACCGCCTACACGCTCACCGGCGGCGCGATCACCAAGACCGTCTCGGGGCGCGACGAGGCCGACTTCTACGGCCACTACGCCAAGGCCATCGAGGAGCGCTTCCCGGGCCGGTGGATCGGCAAGGTCGTGGCCCAGGCGCTGCCGCGGGACGACGTGCAGCGGTTCAAGGACTACGGCGTGCAGATCTACCACCCCAACTACGAGGTGTGGGACGAGTACCTCTTCAAGATGTACTGCCCGGGCAAGGAGCGGTACGTCGGCCGGGACGTGTGGCACAAGCGCATCCTGGACTCGGCGGAGGTGTTCGGGGCGCGCAATGTCATCCCCAACTTCGTCGCGGGCGTCGAGATGGCGGAGCCCTTCGGCTTCAAGACGGTCGACGAGGCCATCGCCTCCACCACCGAGGGCCTGCGGTTCTTCATGTCGCACGGCATCACGCCCCGCTTCACCACCTGGTGCCCCGAGCCGACGACTCCGCTCGGCAAGGCCAACCCGCAGGGCGCGCCGCTGGAGTACCACATCCGGCTGCTCCAGGCCTACCGCCAGACCATGGACGACTTCGGGCTCTCCTCGCCTCCCGGCTACGGCCCGCCCGGACCCGGTCGCGCCGTGTTCTCGGTGAGCTCCTTCATGGACAGCCTTCCGGAGGCCCCGGAACCGGCCGAGGCGGCCGAGGTCTGA
- a CDS encoding hydroxyacid dehydrogenase encodes MSERPQALFAMTAENVPLLFPPEVLARLREWVDIDPALVAEDLTDPAFADVLARTEILVTGWGCPRLDTAVLDAAPKLRAVLHSAGSVKGFAGPEIWRRGIAVSSAAEANAVPVAEYTLAMILLAGKDVFVRRERLRAERVSPGWGVVPGIGNHGRRVGVIGASRIGRKVIELLRPFDLAVSLSDPYVDEAGAAGLGVPLVGLDDLLRTSDIVTVHAPETPETRHLIGRRELALMPDGGVLINTARGSLVDTDALVDELRTGRLSAILDVTDPEPLPADSPLHDLPGAFVTPHLAGSQGNELARLGLAVAAEAERVVSGAGLACPVDFAELERTA; translated from the coding sequence TTGTCCGAGCGACCTCAGGCGTTGTTCGCCATGACCGCCGAGAACGTGCCGCTCCTCTTCCCGCCCGAGGTGCTGGCGCGACTGCGGGAGTGGGTGGACATCGATCCCGCTCTGGTGGCCGAGGATCTCACCGACCCGGCCTTCGCGGACGTCCTGGCCCGCACCGAGATCCTCGTGACCGGCTGGGGCTGCCCCCGTCTGGACACGGCCGTCCTCGACGCGGCCCCGAAACTCCGGGCCGTCCTGCACTCGGCCGGCTCGGTCAAGGGCTTCGCCGGCCCCGAGATCTGGCGGCGCGGGATCGCCGTGTCCTCGGCGGCCGAGGCCAACGCGGTGCCCGTCGCCGAGTACACGCTCGCCATGATCCTGCTCGCCGGCAAGGACGTCTTCGTGCGCCGCGAGCGACTGCGCGCCGAGCGGGTCTCTCCCGGCTGGGGCGTCGTGCCCGGCATCGGCAACCACGGGCGGCGGGTCGGGGTGATCGGGGCGTCCCGGATCGGGCGGAAGGTGATCGAGCTGCTGCGGCCGTTCGACCTCGCGGTGAGCCTGAGCGACCCGTACGTCGACGAGGCGGGGGCCGCGGGGCTGGGCGTCCCCCTGGTGGGGCTGGACGACCTGCTGCGCACCTCGGACATCGTGACCGTCCACGCCCCGGAGACCCCTGAGACCCGGCACCTGATCGGCCGCCGCGAACTGGCCCTGATGCCGGACGGAGGGGTCCTGATCAACACCGCGCGGGGGAGCCTGGTCGACACGGACGCCCTCGTGGACGAGCTGCGCACCGGCCGCCTGTCCGCGATCCTCGACGTCACCGACCCGGAGCCGCTGCCCGCCGACTCCCCCCTCCACGACCTTCCGGGTGCCTTCGTCACCCCGCACCTCGCGGGCTCACAGGGCAACGAGCTGGCCCGACTGGGGCTGGCGGTCGCCGCCGAGGCGGAGCGGGTGGTGTCCGGGGCCGGGCTCGCGTGTCCGGTGGACTTCGCCGAGCTGGAGCGAACGGCCTGA
- a CDS encoding FAD-binding protein, producing MSETITNWAGNITYSARELHRPHSLDELAALVADSARVRVLGSGHSFNEIAEPGPEGVLLTIADLPAVIDVDTEARTVRVAGGVRYADLARTVHAHGLALPNMASLPHISVAGSVATGTHGSGVGNGPLSSAVREVELVTADGSLQTIGRDDPRFGGAVTSLGALGVVTALTLDLVPSFEVEQYVFTELPLAGLDSAAFETVMSTAYSVSLFTDWGAPGFRQVWVKRRTDQPLADFPWAAPATEKMHPVPGMPAVNCTEQFGVPGPWHDRLPHFRAEFTPSSGAELQSEYLLPRQYALEALHAVDGARETVAGVLQICEVRTVAADEQWLSPSYGRDTVALHFTWIEDTAAVLPVVRRLEEALEPFDARPHWGKVFTTPAEILRERYPRLGDFRKLARELDPEAKFANAFVRAVLDA from the coding sequence ATGTCGGAGACGATCACCAACTGGGCGGGGAACATCACCTACTCCGCCAGGGAACTGCACCGGCCCCACTCGCTCGACGAGCTCGCCGCCCTCGTCGCCGACAGCGCGCGGGTGCGGGTGCTGGGCAGCGGGCATTCCTTCAACGAGATCGCCGAGCCGGGCCCGGAAGGTGTCCTGCTGACGATCGCCGACCTGCCGGCGGTGATCGACGTGGACACCGAGGCCCGTACGGTACGGGTCGCGGGCGGCGTCCGGTACGCCGACCTGGCCCGCACGGTCCACGCCCACGGCCTCGCGCTGCCCAACATGGCGTCGCTGCCGCACATTTCGGTGGCCGGCTCGGTGGCGACCGGCACCCACGGCTCGGGCGTCGGCAACGGTCCGCTCTCCTCGGCCGTGCGTGAGGTGGAGCTGGTCACCGCGGACGGCTCGCTGCAGACCATCGGCCGGGACGACCCGCGTTTCGGCGGCGCGGTCACCTCGTTGGGCGCGCTCGGTGTCGTCACCGCGCTCACCCTGGACCTCGTGCCCTCCTTCGAGGTGGAGCAGTACGTCTTCACCGAACTCCCCCTCGCCGGCCTGGATTCGGCGGCCTTCGAGACGGTCATGTCGACGGCGTACAGCGTCAGCCTGTTCACCGACTGGGGCGCGCCGGGCTTCCGGCAGGTCTGGGTCAAGCGGCGGACGGACCAGCCGCTCGCCGACTTCCCGTGGGCCGCACCCGCCACCGAGAAGATGCACCCGGTGCCGGGCATGCCCGCGGTCAACTGCACCGAGCAGTTCGGGGTGCCGGGGCCCTGGCACGACCGACTGCCGCACTTCCGGGCCGAGTTCACACCGAGCAGCGGGGCGGAACTCCAGTCGGAGTACCTGCTGCCGCGCCAGTACGCCCTTGAGGCGCTGCACGCGGTGGACGGCGCCCGGGAGACGGTCGCCGGGGTGCTCCAGATCTGCGAGGTGCGGACGGTGGCCGCCGACGAGCAGTGGCTGAGCCCCTCCTACGGCCGGGACACCGTGGCCCTGCACTTCACCTGGATCGAGGACACCGCGGCCGTCCTGCCGGTGGTACGCCGGCTGGAGGAGGCACTGGAGCCCTTCGACGCGCGGCCGCACTGGGGCAAGGTGTTCACCACGCCCGCCGAGATCCTGCGCGAGCGCTACCCGAGGCTCGGCGACTTCCGGAAGCTGGCGCGTGAGCTGGACCCCGAGGCAAAATTCGCCAACGCCTTCGTGCGGGCCGTACTCGACGCCTGA
- a CDS encoding GntR family transcriptional regulator, translating into MAAQRSSTPALPVLGGKKSSYRERVADALRAALIAGELLPGQVYSAPALAARFGVSATPVREAMLDLAKEGLVDTVPNKGFRVTAVSEKQLDEYTHIRSLIEIPTVVELASTADPVSLEALRPAAREIVQAAVSGDLIAYVEADTRFHLGLLALAGNSHLVEVVGDLRKRSRLYGLTPLVKSGRLLASAEEHLELLDALIARDERAVHAVMTRHIGHVRGLWAAK; encoded by the coding sequence ATGGCCGCCCAGCGATCCAGCACCCCCGCTCTTCCCGTTCTCGGCGGAAAGAAGAGCAGCTACCGGGAGCGGGTCGCCGACGCCCTGCGGGCCGCGCTGATCGCGGGTGAACTCCTCCCGGGGCAGGTGTACTCGGCGCCCGCGCTCGCCGCCCGCTTCGGTGTGTCGGCCACGCCCGTGCGCGAGGCCATGCTCGACCTCGCCAAGGAGGGCTTGGTCGACACCGTCCCCAACAAGGGGTTCCGGGTCACCGCGGTCTCCGAGAAGCAGCTCGACGAGTACACCCACATCCGCTCGCTCATCGAGATCCCCACCGTGGTCGAGCTGGCCTCGACCGCCGACCCGGTCTCCCTGGAGGCGCTGCGACCGGCCGCCCGGGAGATCGTGCAGGCGGCGGTGTCAGGCGACCTGATCGCCTACGTCGAGGCCGACACCCGCTTCCACCTCGGCCTGCTCGCCCTCGCGGGCAACTCCCACCTGGTCGAGGTGGTCGGCGACCTGCGCAAGCGGTCGCGTCTCTACGGCCTCACCCCGCTGGTGAAGTCCGGCCGCCTGCTGGCCTCCGCCGAGGAGCACCTCGAACTCCTCGACGCGCTGATCGCCCGCGACGAGCGGGCGGTCCACGCGGTCATGACCCGGCACATCGGGCACGTCCGGGGGTTGTGGGCGGCCAAGTAG
- a CDS encoding sugar ABC transporter substrate-binding protein has protein sequence MSALSNSNWDRRNVLRAAMGLAAAGGLAACGSNNGRGGSGGSGTQLTQMFHAYGEAGTEQAIKRYAKAYKKANVTTNWITGNTFEAKLFSSLLTKQAPDVFEFHPQIQMVKSGQVADLTDIIDPVKDDFNPADIKSHTVDGKIYGVRMIDDPQFFFYRKSMLEKAKVDVPTTLDELLEAAEKLTTNKVKGVFLGNDLTPAINPLLWSAGADTLTPDNKPAFHTDAVVAGIKQLRQLFTSGNLLLDAPADYWDPSAINQGLCAIQFCGMWAMPAMQKALGDDLGVFPFPKVGDNGKQSVYNGGWSMFVNAKGKNVDAAKEYVKWLWIDQKEYQEDWATSYGFHIPPRTSIAQSATKLKSGLPAEGVKLFNEFGHFDNIGWTQSMITALTDAFTNSVRKNGDPNAALATAEKKVNAELKKLFG, from the coding sequence ATGTCGGCATTGAGCAACAGCAACTGGGACCGTCGAAACGTTCTGCGAGCCGCGATGGGCCTGGCCGCCGCCGGCGGGCTGGCCGCGTGCGGCAGCAACAACGGCCGAGGCGGGAGCGGAGGGTCGGGAACCCAGCTCACCCAGATGTTCCACGCCTACGGCGAAGCGGGCACGGAGCAGGCGATCAAGCGGTACGCGAAGGCGTACAAGAAGGCCAACGTGACCACCAACTGGATCACCGGCAACACCTTCGAGGCCAAGCTCTTCTCGTCGCTGCTCACCAAGCAGGCGCCCGACGTCTTCGAGTTCCACCCGCAGATCCAGATGGTCAAGAGCGGGCAGGTCGCCGACCTGACCGACATCATCGACCCGGTCAAGGACGACTTCAACCCGGCCGACATCAAGTCGCACACGGTGGACGGCAAGATATACGGCGTCCGCATGATCGACGACCCGCAGTTCTTCTTCTACCGCAAGTCGATGCTGGAGAAGGCCAAGGTCGACGTGCCGACCACCCTCGACGAGCTGCTTGAGGCGGCGGAGAAGCTCACCACCAACAAGGTCAAGGGCGTCTTCCTCGGCAACGACCTCACCCCGGCCATCAACCCGCTCCTCTGGTCGGCCGGCGCCGACACCCTCACCCCCGACAACAAGCCGGCCTTCCACACGGACGCCGTGGTCGCCGGCATCAAGCAGCTCCGCCAGCTGTTCACCAGCGGCAACCTGCTCCTGGACGCCCCGGCCGACTACTGGGACCCGTCCGCGATCAACCAGGGCCTGTGCGCCATCCAGTTCTGCGGCATGTGGGCGATGCCCGCCATGCAGAAGGCCCTCGGCGACGACCTCGGCGTCTTCCCCTTCCCCAAGGTCGGGGACAACGGCAAGCAGTCGGTCTACAACGGCGGCTGGTCGATGTTCGTCAACGCCAAGGGCAAGAACGTCGACGCGGCCAAGGAATACGTCAAGTGGCTGTGGATCGACCAGAAGGAGTACCAGGAGGACTGGGCCACCTCGTACGGCTTCCACATCCCGCCGCGCACCTCCATCGCGCAGTCCGCCACCAAGCTCAAGTCGGGCCTGCCGGCCGAGGGTGTCAAGCTCTTCAACGAGTTCGGGCACTTCGACAACATCGGCTGGACCCAGTCCATGATCACCGCCCTGACCGACGCGTTCACCAACAGCGTCCGCAAGAACGGCGACCCGAACGCCGCACTCGCCACCGCGGAGAAGAAGGTCAACGCCGAGCTCAAGAAGCTCTTCGGATAG
- a CDS encoding cellulose-binding domain-containing protein has protein sequence MPDLPTPQDAAEAALFSECWDAVLSYADLCTAGSTAATELATEAFSLGTREAREADAAVRGAGRRPARLPRIPLLLTAVRTIAADWETQGLGHRLDPDLRLWLNSDKATRYTGPPLQRPIALRGLRDLQAADAELLWLAEVEALPLPVVARRLGLDPATVGEELAQVRVLFRDRSHRNHLDMPMDTHCRSYARLLDAVTRSASGEAPADLSRHLARCQQCAEAAACLRLHGGGLPAALAGGVIGWGGLAYLERRRRAAEVRLGAGRPHALESGPPNPGAHKAKVARNGLLVAAVLVSLLALAVSMMPGDDMKNGAAGPGTTAEGQPVANPTSSVLTSSVPAVTSRAPGSAQTFGTPTGNPSESTGATNSDPEPQGTSSAGAEEPEPGESAAPACRFEYALVNQWPDGFQAEVTVTTAEALDDWRITWSFKDGQKVTQMWDANFTQSGSKVTATAEAYNKSVAADGSLSLGFLASWQGKNAPAYDFSLNGQECAKS, from the coding sequence ATGCCCGACCTGCCGACCCCCCAGGACGCCGCCGAGGCCGCGCTGTTCTCCGAGTGCTGGGATGCCGTGCTGTCGTACGCCGATCTGTGCACGGCCGGCTCCACCGCCGCCACCGAACTGGCCACGGAGGCGTTCTCCCTCGGCACGCGTGAGGCCCGGGAGGCGGATGCCGCCGTCCGCGGTGCCGGCCGCCGTCCGGCCCGGCTGCCCCGGATACCCCTGCTGCTCACCGCCGTTCGCACCATCGCGGCGGACTGGGAGACGCAGGGCCTCGGCCACCGCCTCGACCCCGATCTGCGGCTGTGGCTCAACTCCGACAAGGCCACCCGCTACACCGGGCCACCGCTGCAGCGCCCCATCGCCCTGCGCGGACTGCGCGATCTGCAGGCGGCGGACGCCGAACTGCTGTGGCTGGCCGAGGTGGAGGCGCTGCCGCTGCCCGTGGTGGCCCGTCGGCTCGGCCTCGACCCGGCCACCGTGGGCGAAGAACTCGCCCAGGTCCGCGTCCTGTTCCGGGACCGCAGCCACCGCAACCACCTCGACATGCCGATGGACACGCACTGCCGCAGTTACGCACGGCTGCTGGACGCCGTCACCCGCTCCGCCTCCGGCGAGGCACCGGCCGACCTCTCCCGCCATCTCGCGCGATGCCAGCAGTGCGCGGAGGCCGCAGCCTGTCTTCGACTGCACGGCGGCGGGCTGCCCGCGGCCCTCGCCGGCGGGGTGATCGGCTGGGGCGGGCTCGCCTATCTGGAGCGCCGCCGCCGGGCCGCCGAGGTGCGTCTCGGTGCCGGGCGCCCGCACGCCCTGGAGAGCGGGCCCCCCAACCCCGGCGCACACAAGGCGAAGGTGGCGCGCAACGGGCTGCTCGTCGCCGCTGTCCTCGTCTCCCTGCTCGCCCTCGCGGTCTCGATGATGCCGGGCGACGACATGAAGAACGGCGCCGCGGGGCCCGGCACCACCGCCGAGGGCCAGCCGGTGGCCAACCCCACCTCCTCCGTCCTCACCTCCTCCGTCCCCGCCGTCACCTCGCGGGCGCCCGGCTCGGCGCAGACCTTCGGGACGCCCACGGGGAACCCGTCGGAGTCCACGGGTGCGACGAACTCCGACCCGGAACCCCAGGGCACCTCCTCCGCCGGCGCCGAGGAACCGGAGCCCGGCGAGAGCGCCGCACCGGCCTGCCGCTTCGAGTACGCCCTCGTCAACCAGTGGCCCGACGGCTTCCAGGCCGAGGTCACCGTCACCACCGCCGAGGCGCTCGACGACTGGCGGATCACCTGGTCCTTCAAGGACGGCCAGAAGGTGACGCAGATGTGGGACGCGAACTTCACCCAGAGCGGCTCGAAGGTCACCGCGACCGCCGAGGCCTACAACAAGTCGGTCGCCGCGGACGGTTCGCTCTCCCTCGGCTTCCTCGCCTCCTGGCAGGGCAAGAACGCCCCTGCCTACGACTTCTCCCTCAACGGGCAGGAGTGCGCAAAGTCCTGA
- a CDS encoding ROK family transcriptional regulator, giving the protein MKRTSRDIRTANRYEVLRQIIAESPTSRQELAAATGLSLATVATLVGELLDLRMITEVGFEESAGGRPRGLVAVNASGGALIGVDIAETYVHVELFDLALNVLARAEEDMRPGESLPEQVVGHVAAAVGSVVTQAGIEGARVLGVGVSVPGQVDRATGISEYAPNWDWHDVPLLDLLSEYIAYPLYLDNPLRAVAVAELWFGAARGSGNAVVVTLGTGVGAGLVLGGALHRGVSNSAGEWGHNTIVLDGRLCRCGNHGCVETYVGAPGIMLNLRELSPDSELLHPGDQTATVAALARGMRTGDPVAIEVVRHTARYLGASIAHLVNLFNPEVVVLSSWVAAALGEPLVAEVREAVARHALPRPMAATEIVLSPIPTDPACLGAATFALEGALQSVGQRSAKRTTPARTKA; this is encoded by the coding sequence GTGAAGCGCACATCACGCGACATCCGCACCGCGAACCGCTACGAGGTGTTGCGCCAGATCATCGCCGAGTCGCCCACCTCCCGGCAGGAGCTGGCGGCGGCCACCGGGCTGAGCCTGGCCACCGTCGCCACGCTCGTGGGCGAGCTGCTCGACCTCCGGATGATCACGGAGGTCGGGTTCGAGGAGTCGGCCGGCGGGCGTCCGAGGGGCCTCGTGGCCGTCAACGCGTCGGGGGGCGCGTTGATCGGCGTGGACATCGCGGAGACCTACGTCCACGTCGAGCTGTTCGACCTCGCGCTGAACGTCCTGGCGCGTGCCGAGGAGGACATGCGCCCGGGCGAGAGCCTCCCCGAGCAGGTGGTCGGCCATGTCGCCGCCGCCGTCGGTTCGGTGGTGACGCAGGCCGGGATCGAGGGCGCCCGGGTGCTGGGCGTGGGCGTGAGCGTGCCGGGGCAGGTGGACCGCGCGACCGGCATCTCGGAGTACGCGCCCAACTGGGACTGGCACGACGTGCCGCTGCTCGACCTGCTCTCCGAGTACATCGCCTACCCGCTCTACCTGGACAACCCGCTGCGTGCCGTCGCCGTGGCCGAACTGTGGTTCGGGGCGGCGCGCGGGAGCGGGAACGCCGTGGTGGTCACCCTCGGGACCGGCGTGGGCGCCGGGCTCGTCCTGGGCGGCGCTCTGCACCGGGGCGTGTCCAACAGCGCCGGCGAGTGGGGCCACAACACGATCGTCCTGGACGGACGCCTGTGCCGCTGCGGCAACCACGGCTGTGTGGAGACGTACGTGGGCGCGCCCGGGATCATGCTGAACCTGCGGGAGCTGAGCCCCGACAGCGAGCTGCTGCACCCGGGCGACCAGACGGCGACGGTCGCCGCACTGGCGCGGGGGATGCGCACCGGGGACCCGGTGGCGATCGAGGTCGTCCGGCACACCGCCCGTTATCTGGGCGCCTCCATCGCGCATCTGGTCAACCTGTTCAACCCCGAGGTGGTCGTGCTCAGCAGCTGGGTCGCGGCCGCCCTCGGCGAGCCCCTGGTCGCGGAGGTGCGCGAGGCCGTCGCCCGGCACGCGCTGCCCCGGCCGATGGCCGCCACCGAGATCGTCCTCTCCCCGATCCCGACGGATCCGGCGTGCCTGGGCGCGGCGACGTTCGCGCTCGAAGGGGCGCTCCAGTCGGTCGGGCAGAGGTCCGCGAAACGCACCACCCCGGCACGCACGAAGGCGTAG
- a CDS encoding pyridoxamine 5'-phosphate oxidase family protein, whose translation MASEQLPETDLTRHRRLREQGSLDRADLEAILDAGFVCHLGVVVEGRPLVVPTVYGRDERQLYLHGSVASRSLAGGTPVCVTVTHVDGLVLARSVFEHGVNYRSAMIHGEARKVTDPQEKLAGLRLLTEHATPGQWTYARQPSRKELAATTLLALRLDEASVKIRTGAPDDGDGPDAELGLWAGVLPLTSAWGTPVPDPSLPLETPVPPHIARREGTRHG comes from the coding sequence GTGGCTTCTGAGCAGCTTCCCGAGACCGACCTCACCCGCCACCGGCGCCTGCGCGAGCAGGGCAGCCTGGACCGGGCCGACCTGGAGGCGATCCTCGACGCGGGGTTCGTCTGTCATCTCGGGGTCGTGGTCGAGGGGCGGCCGCTGGTCGTGCCCACGGTGTACGGGCGCGACGAGCGGCAGCTCTACCTGCACGGCTCGGTCGCCAGCCGCAGCCTCGCGGGCGGTACGCCGGTCTGTGTCACCGTCACGCACGTCGACGGGCTGGTCCTCGCGCGGTCCGTCTTCGAACACGGCGTCAACTACCGCAGCGCCATGATCCACGGCGAGGCCCGCAAGGTGACCGACCCGCAGGAGAAGCTGGCCGGCCTGCGCCTGCTGACCGAACACGCGACGCCCGGACAGTGGACGTACGCCCGGCAGCCCAGCCGGAAGGAGCTCGCGGCCACCACTCTGCTCGCCCTCCGCCTCGACGAGGCCTCCGTCAAGATCCGTACGGGCGCCCCCGACGACGGCGACGGGCCCGACGCCGAGCTGGGGCTGTGGGCCGGTGTGCTTCCGCTCACCTCGGCGTGGGGCACGCCCGTTCCGGACCCGTCACTGCCTCTGGAAACCCCCGTACCGCCCCATATCGCACGCCGTGAGGGGACCCGGCACGGCTGA